AAGATAAAAATGGTGGCCTTGAAGTGAATAATTCTGACTTTGAATATCTTAAAAAAAATTGTTCTGTTTTCAACCTGCATGATCCTATTTTTTCTGGTCCAAGATTCACTTGGTCCAATATGCAATAAGGTCCTGATTTAATTCTTGAAAGGCTTGACAGATGTTTTTTAAACCAAATTGCTGAAGATCTTTCCTAAATTCTGTGTAAATAATCTCCCTAGGGACTCTTCTGACCATTGCCCCATGCATATAGGTTTTAACTATGAGGATACTTGCATGCCTAGACCTTTCCATTTTATGGCTATGTGGATTGAGGATCCAACCTGCAGAGACATTATAACAAATTCCTGGTCTGTTAATGTTGTAGGATCTCCAACCTATAAATTAAGAGCTAAGATTCTTAGTACTAAAAAAGGCCTTAGAGATTGGAACAAATCTtcctttggtaatattcaaactgaTATATCTACCATCAGGAAAGAATTGTTAGATTTACATATTTCTGATCCTAGTGATTCTACTACTTCTGCTAGACTTAAAGCCAGACTAGAGTACCTCTACAATATAGAAGAACTCTACTGGAAAGACAAGTCTAGAGAGGTATGGCTCTTGGAAGGGGACAGAAACACATCCTATTTTCATAGAGTCACTCTCTTCAAGAGAAAGAGAAATGCTATCAGTTGGATCAAGGATTCCTCCAATACTATCCTAACagatagagatagtattggaaATTCTTTCATAGATTATTTGAAAAATCTTTATTCTTCTCAACCTCGTCAATTTCAGGATGAAATTTTGAATGATCTTCCTGTTAAAATTTCTGCTGCGGATAATGATACCTTAAATCTTCCCCTCACTGCTGAGGAaataaaaaatgatattttccaaATGTGAGGGAAAAAAAGGCCCTGGACCAGATGGTTTCACAGGCTTATTCTATCAGAAAAATTAGGATATTGTTGGAGAAGCTGTTGTCGATATGACCCAAACCTGTTTCAGAACAGGGCATATTGCAAAAGCCTTCAATCATACCAACATTGCTCTTATCCCTAAAGTCCCTTTAGCAGATCTGGTCAGTCAATATAGACCCATAGGACTATGTAACTTCATTTACAAAATCCTTTCTAAAACTCTAGCTAACAGGTTAAAACCCTTTATGAACAATATCATATcccaaaatcaaagtgctttCATACCAAATAGaagtatttctgataatattcttcTAGAAAATGAAGCCATATATTCTGTCAATCATAATGACAAAGTTGAGGGTACTGCTGTTATCAAACTTGACATGTCCAAAGCTTATGATAAACTGGAGTGGTCTTTTCTTGAAAAAGTTTTGAGAAAAATGGGGTTAGCTGAAAATTGGATTAAACTCATAAATCAATGTGTCTCTACTGTCTCATATTCTGTTCTTTTAAAAGGTAGCCCTACTGTTTTTTTCCAACCTGAAAAAGGTCTAAGGCAAGGGGATACTTTATCCCCTTACCTATATATTATCTGTGTTGAGGCTCTTTCCTCTTATATAGATACTCTTCAAAGGAATGGTACCCTGAGAGGTATCAAAATTTGTAAAACTTCCCCTGAGATGACTCATCTtctgtttgctgatgattctctTCTGTTCACTTCTGCTACCACAGAAAACTTCTCTGCTATAAAAACTACCTCCAAAAGTACTGCCTTGCTTCTGGGCAAGAAATTAATTTTGATAAGTCTGATATTCTATTCAGTAGAAGAATCCCCGAGCATAGGAAAGCCCTTTTGGCTAATATTCTGGAGATTCAAAGCAGAGATTTGAGAGAAAAATATCTTGGGACTCCTACTGTTTTCCAAgcttcttaaaaccaaatccatGTGGGTATTCTCCAAGCTGTGGACGCTAGAATTACTGTTTTTCTTCATAAGCTCCTTTCTCAAGTTGCTAGAACTACTTTGGTTAAACATATTGGTCAAGCTATTCCTTTATTTCAGATGGGGGCTTTCTTAATCCCAAAACATCTTTGCAGACAGATGGATGCTCACCTCTGCAAATTCTGGTGGGGAGAGACTCTGGAACCAAAAGATAGGAAACTTCaccttttgggttgggatattCTCTGCTCACCTAAATCTGAAGGTGGTTTGGGATTCAGAAAAGTTGAAATACATAATCTTGCTATGTTAGCTAGAGATGTCTGGAAAATTATTGAAAATCCTGATTGCATGTTAGCCAAGATTTTAAAAACTAGATATTTCCCTAGAATTGACTTTCTGAATGCTAAGTGTCCTGACAAGTGTTCTTGGACCTGGAAATGCTTACATGCTAT
The nucleotide sequence above comes from Papaver somniferum cultivar HN1 chromosome 8, ASM357369v1, whole genome shotgun sequence. Encoded proteins:
- the LOC113306079 gene encoding uncharacterized protein LOC113306079, which gives rise to MCATKIKAAAFDQRMDNTTQKSLSNTFQMGPFINRSTTLKIFDIGPVQKHSTQLENGMPIILKQVTIQNFIVAASISGAESTPSGPIRTTNSSRRFKTVVILNTSSIITRETVNTAEQDALANLKRNINPRDDLRKRTRANSSLASLVVIPEEQTSTEPDYAQLCTPITNLGELPAIDLSTCSLNTQPIFNSFGSYNVPADNSSDNNDVCNNSHLNAASSSLNSSQSDFQSGNGNNTSLGGGYDSTTQIFPKFCVNNLPRDSSDHCPMHIGFNYEDTCMPRPFHFMAMWIEDPTCRDIITNSWSVNVVGSPTYKLRAKILSTKKGLRDWNKSSFGNIQTDISTIRKELLDLHISDPSDSTTSARLKARLEYLYNIEELYWKDKSREVWLLEGDRNTSYFHRVTLFKRKRNAISWIKDSSNTILTDRDSIGNSFIDYLKNLYSSQPRQFQDEILNDLPVKISAADNDTLNLPLTAEEIKNDIFQITGHIAKAFNHTNIALIPKVPLADLVSQYRPIGLCNFIYKILSKTLANRLKPFMNNIISQNQSAFIPNRSISDNILLENEAIYSVNHNDKVEGTAVIKLDMSKAYDKLEWSFLEKVLRKMGLAENWIKLINQCVSTVSYSVLLKGSPTVFFQPEKGLRKLLCYKNYLQKYCLASGQEINFDKSDILFSRRIPEHRKALLANILEIQSRDLREKYLGTPTMGAFLIPKHLCRQMDAHLCKFWWGETLEPKDRKLHLLGWDILCSPKSEGGLGFRKVEIHNLAMLARDVWKIIENPDCMLAKILKTRYFPRIDFLNAKCPDKCSWTWKCLHAIKELIKPFISWIVGDGKFIDPWCKDPHENIMHTLVLCPFAYKVWAKVMLLIRKNANVATLTTHIALSHKWMPHLFGWIICNTDGAFDDITGENGAGYVMRDFSSKASFCAAMVFEVSSAEEAEARAIWGVLKKAVEQKMTHIIIESDAKKLVEQLSFGYFDGDPRTDAIFKDIKLFSSKLSACIFSFQPRICNFVAHELAQWAKRKKSTMYWYVLPSWLAPTVEGDY